The DNA window TTTTCAGAATGTTTTATCACTTTGAGACAAAGTGAGTTTGACTATACAACAAAATATCCAAATGGATGTCCTTTGAGACCAGGAGAGGTCAAGGCTAAGAGAGATCTTGGGGAAGGAGTGGGCATGGTCCAACTTGGAGAGCATATGTGGTGAGTGAGGGAAGAAGCCTACAGCTGAGAAACCCTTGGAGATGAAAAATGCCCAGGCTAGAGGGAGTAGGAGATGGGAAAATAACTCGTGAGAAATAGAATGGTGGAACGATAAAAGGGAAATCATGGAAGCCAAGAGAAGATATTCTGAGAATAGTTGGCCAAAGCTGTCTgatgttaaagaaagaaagaaagaaagaaagaaagaaagaaagaaagaaagaaagaaagaaagaacaagggagttcccaaaagaaaagacagaaataaatttcaagagaGCACCCCTGTAGGAAGCCAGAGCTCAGGGGTTAAAGAGAGGCTAGTTAGTAGGAAATGGAAACACTGGGAAGAGATTTTGGGCTTCATATCTGAGGAATCTGGCCATGAAAGAAAGGATAGATTATTTCTCAGAACAAAGGGGAAGTAGCTGGGTCAAGAGaagaatttctgttcattttataagAGACTGATGTCTAAGTTTGCATGCAGAAGGAAAGGAGCCTGTTTACTCTGAAGGAATGTGAGTAAATTCTCCTTTTCATATcgattatatttcatttagtttcttttgtttcccttGCAAGTATCCCATAGAACTTTCTGGTATATTTCCAAAGTCATGGTATCACTAAATCTAACCATTGGATGTCGCaataccaaaatgaaaatattcctgACCTGTGTTAAACTTCTCTCAGATGTCCCATGCTTGGCTTTCTCTCATCATTGTGGTGGTCATTTTTCCCTTTACTGTACACAAATTAATAACACCAGTAATAGCAGCAAATACACACATAGCATTTACTCTCAGCCGGACACTGTCCCAAGTACCTGTGGGGGGTCAATGGTAAACCAGTGTTCAGATTGAACATGTCTGTCTTCAGGCCCATGCACTTAAATCACTACTCTAAGTTCAAAATAAGTAAGTTGGTATTTTACTGTAAATTCACGTTCATGCTCCTGACAGTTCTACAGATTCATAATACCAGTGCTGCTGACAACATGACTTGTCCAGAGTTGCCAAACCATTAACTCTCCAGACCCATTTTCATTGTTGAACCAGCTTTAGTAGTCAATAAGTAATTTAACAACTAACTAATAATTTATCATGTGCAAGGTATTGCAAGAGACCTGGAAATCTGAGCTGTATCCTCCATCTCATTTGCTCTTCCTAGTCACTCCAATTTGGAGACAGGGAAACCctgccaggatttgaactcaaaCAGCCACAAATGAAGGCAAAATCTAATGCCACTTTCATCCCTGAGTGTTTTGTGATCTGAGATTCCTCCTCATCTTGCTCAGAGGTGAGTCCATGTAGTTTCAAGGCTACCTTTTATTTTCGTTGACAACATGTTAAACTAATAGATGGTGAGTATTCATCTCTAACATGAACATGCTCAgatgtacaaacaaaaacaaaaacaaaaactgatccTAGAACTGACTTAATATTTCTTTGGCATCTTCATCTCACTGGACTGGGATCCATAGAACTAGCTCAGTTTGTATAACAATTGCTGGTTCTCACATATTGCCAAGATctcaggggcagggctgggaggtgTTTCCTGCCCTGTTCTCCAGTTCACACTAGAGGGCGCTCTTGCCCTAGCCCCTTCAGTTCCTGCAGCTCTGTTGCTCCAAGACCACAAATCTAACTTTCTGAGATCAAGCCACAGTCCCTCCTGGGACCTACAGACCTACTTTGTTCCCCTGTTTCTCCCTTGTCTCTCTGCTTCTATCCAACAACCCCCCTTCTTCCTGTACCTCCTGGAAAAGGCTGTGTGTCCTCTCCCTACAGCTTTGTTTAGGAAATGAAAGCCAGAAGAATCTGCAAGGTATTTCTGGGTATGGTCCTGCCACTTGCCTGAAGGTGAAAAtacaagaagaggaagaacaagttttctaatctcaaaatattttctagccACAGATGTAGTCCCCTTTCAGAGTAAATTCTTAAGGAAGTAAGAAGTTGCTATTTAAGGCTAGGGTATATGTCATAGGTACGCTGATAATGCTATTTTCCACTATATTTTTCAAGATCCTTGGTAACAGGCTTGCAAATTTGCCAACATGGAGATGAATGTTGTGCTCCAGGGAGGATTGACTGGTCTGTGATTTCTGTCATGATACTCAGCAAGTCTCCTTAGGTAATTTTAGAGTTCACAAGGATGTGAAAATTCTGCCAGTTCAGATTTGCCATTATACACATGCAGAACCTGAGGACAAGAAAAGTTAAATTTGTCTGAGAGGCCCTGACGGTGCCCAGAGGAGGATCTGGATTTCCTATTACCCAGCCCGGCGCTTCTGCCAGGATCACATGTATCTTGGGAGTAAACACCACCAGCAAGTTGCAGCCAAGTCACTCGCTGACTCCCCGCCATCAGTCAGAGTGCAGCACAACCACAGGACAACCTGCCCAGGCAGATTTCACACATGATAAACTTGCTAGGGAGAGCAGTGCCCTGGGCACATGATAGGGACCTGTGCTTCCTCAGGGGCCTTCACCTGCTCCTGCTCACAGTCACTCAGGCACAACCACTGAATTCATCTTTCCTCTTCTGCACCTGGAGGCTCTCAGAGGTCCTCTTCCTCCTTAACCTCTTTGAGGCTCACCTTGCAACTGAGGCATCTGGGTCAGCTGCAAAGCCAACATGATTTCATGTTCCTAAGGAGCTTAAGAGAAATACAGACTGCAGATCCTTCCCAGGATGCTTCTCAAATGCTTTATAATTTCCCTTCACACTTCCATTCTCTGCATATCACTGAGCACAGTTGAAAAGAGATTCTATTCTCAGTTCacactccccaccctgccccaacCTCTTTCAATTTACATCACAATCCAGATTATTTCTGCTGCTCCTAGCCGATTGTCTGTGTCATTACTTTCAGGGGTGCTACACTGGACTTCCCAGCTCCCATCTCTCCAGCTCCCTGTCCTTGCAGTTGCCCAGCTCTCCTGGCAATTCACTTTGCCCGTCAATACACCAGGTTTAGCTGAGGTGCATTTGGGAGGCTGTCAGAGCCTGCAATGTTAATTTTCTAATTGAGAAGACGAGCACAGACTGAACCTGAAGACAGGTAGAGATGTTCAATTCCTAGGTGAACTATCTTTCCCTGAGGATTTTGAATGTGTTATGCTAGTTGTTCACTTTTCATAATCACACagatgaaattatttattttaatcagatGCTTTAACACTGTGCTAATGAGTTTAAAATAAGCAGACAAAGGAGAAGCCACTCTGTGCCTAATCCATTTCCGTTCTCAACATaccgttttctttttttttttaacatctcaaaaaaagttgaatttattattttacaaaaacattATGTAAGTCAAAGAGAATAATCAAGTTGTTTCATGGACTGGAAGGTGACTTATTAATTCCCTTTCATTTCCAAACCTCATCAAGCAAACACTACATTTATGAGGTAAGTCAGCTGAATGCTTGAAATCTAGATGAATTTTAAGATCTTCGATCTGTCCTGTTGAATATTCACAATATTGACATAAATAAATCCCTTCAGataaatgtgaaattaaatgCTTGCAATATTCTAGCATGCTTGAAAAGCCCTTCCCACAATCATCACAAACATGaggaaatattttagtatgtTCAATAGCAACATGCCTGTTAACATTTGTATGAAGTCTACTCCGAAAACCACATACTTGACATACAAAGAAGTTCTTACATTTGTCAAAGGTAATTTTGCTTAAGAGGCTGTATTGTCTATGTTCTCCATTGTTATACTTATCGCTTAGTTCTATTAATTTACATGCATGCTCATTTACCACATGGCTATGCAAGTCTTCTGGATCATTCGTTTCATGTTCACAGAACTGACACAAGTACTGTTCATCACAGCTGTGCTCCTGGAAATGTAAGTAGAGTTCACTGCTTCAGGAGAACTGCATGTCACACTGCTCACACCAATACAAGTGATCGCTAAAGTGGGTGTCTGCAATGTGCTGGCTGAGGTTCTCAAAAATTACTGTTCTGTAATCGCAGTATTTACAGATGTAGGGATCCTCTTCATGTAGTTTGGCATGTTCGATCAGAAGCATGTTGGTAGAGAAGCTTTCCTTGCATACTCGACACACATTTGAATCAGTACGTTTATGTTTCAGGATCATATGctgttttaaatcagaaaaatatttactattgaatTCACAAAGTTCACATTTATAGAGGCCACTGCTATTAGCTCTCAGTAAAGGCCATTTCTGCTGGGCAGTCACATTCAAAGCTTGGCTCTTGTCAAGAATTTTACAAAGTTTAGCTGGTGGTTCTTCATCAGTTTGGTCTTGGAGACTCTCGGAAGaattgttttctgtctctatgtcATAATCCTCTGAAATTGCATGCACTTCTACAGCAATGGGGACATCCTCAGCAGTGTGAACTTCTATAGGACTCTCCTCTTGAGTTTGTTGGTTGACTGATTCGGGTGAATCACACTCTTCATCACAAATTTctacatcagcagatttttctgtAGAAAAGGCAGTGTGGTCTATAATTCTAAGTACAGGACTGGGAACCAGATAGTTCTGATTTCTGTTTCTGGCCTTGATTCCATCTGCAAATTTTGGCAAGTCATTTGATGTCTCAGTATCAGAATCATCATCTTtgttgtcaaaatattttaagtctagCTGTCTCATAGAGCAGACACTATAACAATGATCAGAAAAAAATCCCATTGAATCCATCTGCAATTCTGCTTATTCCAGAGGAATCTGAATAACGAGAAGGATGTaaagtcttcctttttctttttttaggataCTCATTCATATCTTTTCAATTTGGTATAATTCTTAATATTGCAGTTAGGAAAAATGAATTATGATGTTTCCATAGATGGTAAGAAAAATACCTCAATTTTAGTGATGAAGAAACATACTCAGTGAAAGTCAAGTCAACTAAGAAATGGCAAAACCAGAGATGCAAATACATGTCTTCTGATTCCTGGGCATTGAATAGCTAACTTTATGTGGGTACATCTTCGTGGCTAAGCACTGCCACCAGCAAGTTACATCTTGTTTCCAGTTCTTACTCAGCCAGCAagtagaagaaggggaagagTGTCACCGTTTCCCTGGGCCCGGTCCGGCCCAGGCACAGCTGAGGTGGCGGCAGGCCGAGCGGGCGGAGGGGGCCCACTGTGGCAGGCGACGCTGCTCAGGCCCTCGCGCTCCCAGGCGCTCTGCCGGGACCCGCCCTTTCCCTCCCGCGTGCCCTAAGCCCAGCCCGCCAGGCCCCCAACATACCGTTTTCTGATTATCGCTCCCTTGGTTgctgctgtttttgttgttttatgatgCTGGGGACCACCACCagacaatattaaagaaaacagaggaagctAGTACATAATTTCCCATGAGTACTTAAAGAGAAACACCAAATCACCCCAGTGTTCAAGAAACCCACTTCCTTCTCTCACTGTCCCCCTTCAGTGGTTTTAAAAGGAATGCCTTTCTGTTGAGGCATAGTTGCATAAATGATGGCTTTCTACTTAAACAAGCAAGAAATATGAGAGGATTATGTGGCTAACTGGGTTCTCCAGTTTGGACACTGGCGAGTCCTCAGTAGCTGCTCTTTGTGTTGCTGGAGGAAGTAGAAACtattattgttgctgttttaCAGATGATTTAGACTTATGCACTGAGGGCTTCGGCACTTGCCCAATCTCACACAGCTGTTACATTGTGGAGCTAGGATTTGAATCCAACTATGAGCAGCTTAGTTGtcattttcatctctaaactcACCCCATTGTGCAAGCAATACAAGCCTCCCAGTGGAGCCCAGCAAGGCCTCTCCACCCCCTGCTGATCTCCAGGAGAAGTGCTTTCAAACCAGAGGAAATGACCCCAATCCCTCCCGTTTTCTTAGCTCCTAGTAAAATGGTGGGACCCTTATAGCTCCCCTTCTTCTGAAACCCCAAATGAGTCCTCTCTAAGGTACTACCTGAGGTTTCACTCTCCAGGTCTAAGAAGAACTGGGGAGTGAATTCAGTTCCTCTCAGAGCTGATCATGCAGCATGAGGCAGCCCAGATGAGCAGAGGAGCAGTGAGCAGCCCAGCAGAGAGCACATCTCTAGTCCCTGTCCACTCAGTGTGCTGTCAGTGGAGCAGCAGCATGATCACCTCCTGGGAGCTCGTTAGAAATGCAGGTTCCATGGCCCCACCCAGAGCTGATGGATCCACATTTCTCTTTCAAAAAGATCTCTAGGTGATTCCCGTGCAAAGCGCCCACTGAAGCTGTGTAAGTGTTTTGCAGTGTATTCaatattgattttgtttaaaaatcaaaatgacaaattttcaACTGGATTCAAATCTTAACTCCATCATCAAGGTGATGCACAGCAGTCAGAGCTATGTGGTCTTAAgtaagttacttaatttctctgggcctcaatttccttatttgtaaaatgttgtCTACAATAGTGGAGGAGTCCACAGTATCCCACTGTATGATATTACAGTGATTAGCATTCAGTCTTCACTCAGTATCCCCAggaaattggttccaggaccaccCACAGATGCTAAACCTATCAAATCCAAgtgtcttatataaaatggtgtagtatttgtatAACCTACTCACACCTCCcatatacttaaaataatctCAGATTAATTATCATGCCTAATGTATGGCAagtgctgtgtaaatagttgttatactgtattactTAGGAGATGACAATAAGAAAAACATCTGTATGTGTTCAGTGCAGGTGccatttttttcccaagtattttcggTCTACAGTTGGTGGAATCCACTGATGTGATGCTGGAGGATACAGAGGGATGACTGACAATTCCCTCTTCCCTCCAGACTCTAGCCCAGTGGTTCGCAGACATGAGCATGCATCAAAATCACAAGAAGGGTTCCATAAAACACACTGCCAGGCCCCAATCCCAAGGCTTCTGATTCAGGTGGACTCCAAGTGTTCGTGCTGCTCTCTAGATGCTCTTGCTGCTGGTGGGGGGACCACACTGTGGGTATCAGTATCCTACAGTCTGTAGAGCCTACAAGCTCCCAGTGGGCAAGGATCCTCAGTATCCAGTGACTGACATAACTCAGCCTCGGAAGAGTCCCTGTAGAATCAACAGAGATGGagctgaatgaaaatgaaatcacttCTGTAGCCTTAAAACCATGGTGACAGGAGCTAGCAATGTACCTGGGGAGCAAATTCTGAGGCTGAGAGCACACAGTCCCTGTCTGTTTTAATGGAACTATTGTCAGAGGCAGAATGCTGAGTTGGAGGGACTGCAACCCTAATGAGGTTTTGGACTTGTTCCAAGCTATCTGTTGGCTTGTTCAGTGGGATACTTTATTAGGATGCATCTAGAGAATGTATTTGTCCTGTGAGACTTCCCCTGGTCCCCTGCCCTTCAGGTTTCTCAAGGCTAAACCTACATTCCATACCCACCTTAGGAATTAGTCCAGTATTTTTATTACTCTGTGATCTTTGCAGAAACTCTCCCAGGTCCCATTTGGAAATCTACCATGAAGTGTCTTTCTCAGATAGTGAGTCCACCAGGCTTGGTGCTCCAATGGGACCCCAGGTTGACCTGGAACCTGTCAGGAGAAACATTTCTCTGCAGCTTGCCACATAATCGCAGCCAGCCTGGAATCCGTTCAGAACGCGGGCCCTACCAGGGATCCTATTCCTGTTATTACTTGTTAGGGATCGAGGATTAAATGAGCATAGGAACAGCTCTGGCTCGGCCCAAGGCATCCTCAGGCCAACTGTGGTGTCCAGGGAGCAGGGCACCCCCAAAATGTAGGCTTGTGTATTTGCTGCTTGTGCACCATGGTCCATAACTCAGGAAGCTTAGGCTAGCAATTCTGTTGTGTGGCGAGCCGCCACGCCGCCATgacaagatggcgctggtttccgaTAAAGCTTGAGGtgcattctaggtaaacaagcccattttTGGTTATGCCAACTGTTGCATGCGGGAGCACcaatgaacataggccaagtggcaggagtagattggctattgcaagagtataaaggtgtacgaattcggctcaaggaagaagaagaaaatccatggttacatagtaataaggtcctgattaaactgctgaaggaagattcctgggTCGTGCTTTCTTGTGGGCGAGGGACACAacaagtggtgccaaaacccgggaatcagaactttcagtggtcagggggtgcaccggtaagtatcacaggtaagtggggtccacacatagtgggacgctcctctgtagataaagagagagcggggatcgaccttgcatagtcgatcaacaaagaaagatattttgttttcgttttcattctgcttgctctgaacgctgctttcattatgggcaattctccatctagtttgttagtacagcctttagattttttgttgcgctccaaagagctcaaggtcaaacgcagtactttacaaacattcattgtaagaattgataaagcggccccatggtttgctgtctccggaagcttgactcctgccagttgggataagttgggaagagatttggatttccttcaggagcagggacaattggagaaaggggtgataccgctatagaaattaataaaaggatgtattcttgatggtagatgtcaggaagctattcataaaggacaggaagttcttgaacaactacatgaggagaagtccgaggattctatgagtacttccagcaaacatagtgcaggagagcaggtttatggagctattccaaagaggagactatacccagatttaaaagcccttagaacaccagaagaaacaggggagtcagaatcagatggtgatgaggaagtgaaagagctaacgcagcacttatgGAAGGTAAGGttaaaaagaagggggaactaagaggcaaaaagattttagacagaaggactatgaggaagaacaggaaccagctctagcctatgatcctcccccatatgtgggaggggttccaggcatgggtagaacttttaactctgcagcttggagggctgcccatgtagagttggggtttgcctgtcctgtattccaggacaatgatgggggaagatatcaggaacccatagactttaaaatgataaaaaatatagcagaatctgtctgcacttatggtgtggatgctgcttttactatcgcccaaatagaggggctcaatagattctgcatgaccccctcggactgggccagtttagtgaaagcttgtgtttccccgggtaaatatttagactggagagccttcgtgttagagggggccgaTGAACAGGCTGCatgcaaccaagctatgggcaaacctgcctgggatgtggatatgcttctggggc is part of the Sciurus carolinensis unplaced genomic scaffold, mSciCar1.2, whole genome shotgun sequence genome and encodes:
- the LOC124975850 gene encoding LOW QUALITY PROTEIN: zinc finger protein 639-like (The sequence of the model RefSeq protein was modified relative to this genomic sequence to represent the inferred CDS: deleted 1 base in 1 codon; substituted 1 base at 1 genomic stop codon) is translated as MNEYPKKRKRKTLHPSRYSDSSGISRIADGFNGIFSDHCYSVCSMRQLDLKYFDNKDDDSDTETSNDLPKFADGIKARNRNQNYLVPSPVLRIIDHTAFSTEKSADVEICDEECDSPESVNQQTQEESPIEVHTAEDVPIAVEVHAISEDYDIETENNSSESLQDQTDEEPPAKLCKILDKSQALNVTAQQKWPLLRANSSGLYKCELCEFNSKYFSDLKQHMILKHKRTDSNVCRVCKESFSTNMLLIEHAKLHEEDPYICKYCDYRTVIFENLSQHIADTHFSDHLYWCEQCDMQFSXSSELYLHFQEHSCDEQYLCQFCEHETNDPEDLHSHVVNEHACKLIELSDKYNNGEHRQYSLLSKITFDKCKNFFVCQVCGFRSRLHTNVNRHVAIEHTKIFPHVCDDCGKGFSSMLEYCKHLISHLSEGIYLCQYCEYSTGQIEDLKIHLDFKHSADLPHKCSVCLMRFGNERELISHLPVHETT